From a single Streptomyces sp. NBC_00377 genomic region:
- a CDS encoding IS5 family transposase, translating to MLVYPSGVDVSSSTLRFLAARLREHRRALGTRWRRLNAGRQALLTLAHLRNGQPYAQLAAGFGIATTTAYRYITEAVNLLAALAPTLTEAARAASTKAYVILDGTFLPIDRIAADRPFYSGKHKKHGMNVQVIADPKGRLMWASPALAGAIHDVRAAREHGIIDALAEAGISCWADKGYQGAGGTVRLPYRGRWDSLSTGQQAVNRSHAKIRALVEQAIATLKSWRLLRKLRCSTTRITSLVQAVLVLQLAATG from the coding sequence ATGCTTGTCTACCCGTCCGGCGTCGACGTGTCCAGCTCTACCCTGCGCTTCCTCGCCGCCCGCCTGAGGGAACACCGCCGCGCTCTCGGAACCCGATGGCGGCGCCTGAACGCAGGCCGACAGGCCCTGCTCACCCTCGCCCACTTGCGCAACGGCCAGCCCTACGCCCAGCTCGCGGCCGGATTCGGGATCGCAACCACCACCGCCTACCGATACATCACCGAGGCCGTCAACCTCCTGGCCGCCCTCGCCCCCACCCTCACCGAAGCCGCACGAGCGGCGTCGACGAAGGCGTACGTGATCCTGGACGGGACCTTCCTGCCCATCGACCGAATCGCTGCCGACCGCCCGTTCTATTCGGGAAAACACAAGAAGCACGGCATGAACGTGCAGGTCATAGCCGACCCGAAGGGGCGTCTGATGTGGGCTTCACCAGCCTTGGCCGGCGCCATCCACGACGTCCGAGCCGCGCGCGAGCACGGCATCATCGACGCCCTCGCCGAGGCCGGCATCAGCTGCTGGGCCGACAAGGGCTACCAGGGCGCAGGCGGCACAGTCCGCCTCCCTTACCGCGGCCGATGGGACAGCCTCTCCACCGGCCAGCAGGCCGTCAACCGGTCCCACGCAAAGATCCGTGCACTGGTCGAACAAGCCATCGCCACCCTCAAGTCCTGGCGGCTCCTCCGCAAACTCCGCTGCTCGACGACTCGGATCACGAGCCTCGTCCAAGCCGTCCTGGTCCTCCAGCTCGCTGCCACGGGCTGA
- a CDS encoding heavy metal translocating P-type ATPase, with protein MPHHADHHDHDATHREGPGKERSTAVLDVRGLAWASQQSTVATVLGRRPGVIEVEVNPVAQSATVVFDPRRTSLAELRRWVEECGYHCAGQSVPSHVCDPMAESDPLVVETEDRHAAHESHAAPVAAPTAPTEHIEHAAPEAPAEAEGMPTPHELMGHGGREAMSMAAMVADMRNRFLVALLFSIPIVIWSPIGEDVFGLDVPVPFGLRQDVWALLLSLPVIFYACSIFFDGAVRALRPRTLDMMVLVSVAVGSGWLYSLIITLTGGGDVFYEAATVLASFVLLGHWFEMRARGGANDAIGTLLDLAPPKALVVRDGEPIEVPTTKVVAGDLLLVRPGAKIAVDGIVEEGESEVDESMVTGESLPVHKAPGSQVVGATINANGTLRVRATKVGSDTAVRERLGVCVLLVLRPLVKPRQDPHVLVPRGRLEAVLDGTLGSIDLVRAKRCFQATPRVEQGDPVPGY; from the coding sequence GTGCCTCATCACGCCGATCATCACGATCATGACGCGACTCACCGCGAGGGTCCCGGTAAGGAGCGCAGTACTGCGGTCTTGGATGTGCGCGGCCTGGCGTGGGCGTCGCAGCAGAGCACCGTCGCGACCGTGTTGGGGCGGCGCCCTGGCGTAATTGAGGTTGAGGTCAACCCGGTCGCGCAGTCGGCGACCGTGGTCTTCGATCCGCGGCGTACGTCGCTGGCCGAGCTGCGCCGCTGGGTGGAGGAATGCGGCTACCACTGCGCGGGCCAGTCGGTACCGTCCCATGTCTGCGATCCGATGGCCGAATCCGATCCCCTCGTCGTTGAGACGGAGGACCGGCACGCGGCTCATGAGAGCCATGCCGCGCCGGTGGCCGCTCCGACCGCGCCCACAGAGCACATCGAGCACGCGGCACCCGAGGCTCCCGCCGAGGCCGAGGGGATGCCGACGCCGCACGAGCTGATGGGGCACGGCGGGCGCGAGGCCATGTCGATGGCAGCGATGGTGGCCGACATGCGCAACCGCTTCCTGGTGGCGCTGTTGTTCTCGATCCCCATCGTCATCTGGTCGCCGATCGGCGAGGACGTCTTCGGCCTGGACGTCCCCGTTCCCTTCGGGCTGCGCCAGGATGTCTGGGCGCTGCTGCTGAGCCTTCCTGTGATCTTCTACGCGTGCTCGATCTTCTTCGACGGCGCCGTACGGGCCCTGCGCCCCCGCACCCTGGACATGATGGTGCTGGTTTCGGTCGCCGTCGGCTCCGGCTGGCTGTACTCCCTGATCATCACGCTCACCGGGGGCGGTGACGTCTTCTACGAGGCGGCCACCGTGCTGGCCTCGTTCGTGCTGCTCGGCCACTGGTTCGAGATGCGCGCCCGGGGCGGCGCCAACGACGCCATCGGCACCCTGCTCGACCTCGCCCCTCCCAAGGCACTCGTCGTACGCGACGGCGAGCCGATCGAGGTGCCCACCACAAAGGTCGTGGCGGGTGATCTGCTGCTGGTCCGCCCCGGAGCCAAGATCGCCGTCGACGGGATCGTGGAGGAGGGTGAGAGCGAGGTCGACGAGTCGATGGTCACCGGGGAGAGCCTTCCGGTACATAAGGCCCCCGGCTCGCAGGTCGTCGGCGCGACGATCAACGCCAACGGCACGTTGCGGGTGCGCGCTACCAAGGTCGGCTCGGACACGGCGGTACGTGAACGGCTCGGAGTCTGCGTACTCCTCGTCCTTCGCCCACTTGTAAAACCCCGCCAGGATCCCCATGTTCTGGTTCCACGTGGACGCCTCGAAGCGGTGCTTGATGGGACCCTGGGCTCGATAGACCTAGTACGCGCTAAACGCTGCTTTCAGGCGACGCCGCGTGTCGAACAAGGCGACCCCGTGCCCGGATATTAA